GTCCTTCTTTAATTTCTTTATAAGCAAGTTTTGCAATACCACCTGCAGTATGAACTTTAAGCTCTCTTGCTTCTTCGTTTACTAATTCTTCTAAAGCTTTTATTTTTTGAAGAGCAAGTTCTGGATCAGCTCTTAGAATATTTCTTACTGTATTTTTGGTTAAACCAACTTTAGAGGCAATTTCTTCGTCTGTTTTCATAAATTCTTCTTTTAAAACCACTACAAAAGCAGCCCTTGCTAAAGAGGGAAGCCAAGTGAGTGTTCTAAATTCAGCAAGTTTACCGAGACCCCCTAAAAGTTCTATAGCTTTAAAAAACACACGGTTTACCAAATGTTCTATTTCTGCATCAGAAACAACAGGACTTCCAATTTGTATAACCATTTTATCACCCCCTTATTTAATTTTAGAAATTGGCTCTTTAATTACTACTAAACCTTCTTCTGTTATTTCTAAAAAGTGAGTTTTAGTATCATGCCCGCACATTCTACATCCATCAATTCTGAAAAGTCTGACAATATCACCTACTTCTTTTTTATAAAGTTTTGCTTTAAAAGAGGAATCAATAAGTTCTTTTGCTAAAACCATTGTTCCATCAACAATATGACCAACTGCATATCCACCAGCTGCTTCAGCTGTTAATTCTTCATGACCGCTTCTTTTTTGAGAAACAAAAAGAGCTGTTTGATACCACTTTTTCATAAAATTAAAAAGCCTTCTTACAATAGCACGAGCAAGCATTTCTTTTGTTTCAAAAAGACCTGTGACAGAATCTATAATGGTGAAATTTACTTTATAATTTTGGATAACATAAGCTAAGGTAGCAAGAAGATCAGGAATATTTTCCCTTAGTCTGGTTGAAGAGGCTGCATCAATAAGAATTATATTATCTTCAAAATCTTCAAATCTAAATCCCATAGCATTCGCTCTTAATTTTAAAGATGCCACCACAAAATTAGCAGGAGCTTCAACTGTTATAAAAGCTACCTTTTCACCTAAGGATGCCTGTTTGACAGCAAATTGTTCTACCATCAAAGATTTTCCGGTATCAGAAACTCCTGTAATATTGAAAACTGAATAAGCTGGTATCCCCCCAAGATTTTTCTTTACCAACTTTCCATTTTCAGAGGTCACTATAAAAAACAAATCATCAAGTCCAACTATACCTGTAGGGACTCCATATACCTTAGGTGCTTTTTTAATAGCTTGACTTCCAGTATAAATAGACTTTAAATCAGGTTCACCTACACCATAAATACCTTCTTCTTTTTTCTCAATTTTTTCAGTTTTATCCCATTTTTCCATCGCTTTTCTCCTTTTATATATTTTTTTAAAAAATTAAATCTATTTTTCGTAAATTCAAGACAAATTTAAACAAATTTATATAAAAACAAACGGGTTAAAAACTTATTTGATCATGATTATATCTATTGTTTGATTTTTGAAAATGGAGTATATTAAAAAGGCAAATGAGAAAGACTAAAATAATTGCAACTCTCGGTCCAGCATCAAGAAATTATCAAGCTATTAAAGCCCTTATAGAAGCAGGGGTTGATGTTTTTAGGCTCAATTTTTCTCATGGAGATATAGATTATCATAAGGAAAATATACAAAGGATTAAAAAAGCCTCTTTAGAGCTTAAAAAAACAGTTGCAATTTTACAAGACCTTTCTGGACCAAAAATAAGAATAGGTGAAGTAAAAAATCCTTTTCCTTTATATCAAGGAGAAATTTTAGAAATTTATAAAGAACCTGTTTTTTGCAAAAAGAAAGACAAGGTTGGTAAAGTATATATAGATCATCCTGAAATTTTGAAAGAAGTTAAAAAGGATGATTTAATTTTTATAGCAGATGGACTTATAAAGGTTAAAGTAATAGAAAAAAGATCTGAGAAGGTAATAACAGAAGTAATTCAGGGAGGAGTTATTTCTTCAAAAAAGGGTCTTAATTTTCCTGGTGCAGAAATTCCAATAAAAGCTTTAACAGAAAAAGATAAAAAAGATTTGGAATTTGGTCTAAAAGAAGGGGTTGATTTTATTGCCCTCTCATTTGTAAGAAATAAGAAGGATATATTAGATGCAAGAGAAATTGCTCAAAAATTTGATAAAGATATCCCTATTTTTGCTAAAATTGAAACTCAAAAAGCTTTGGATAATATAGATGAAATAACAGAAGTTTCTGATGGGTTAATTATTGCAAGAGGAGATTTGGGAGTTGAAATTCCTGTAGAAAAAATTCCTGTTATTCAAAAAATTCTTATAAAAAAGGCAAGAGAGTATGGTATTCCTGTAGTAATTGCTACTCAGATGCTAACTTCCATGATAAATTCCACTATGCCCACAAGGGCTGATGTTTCAGATATAGCAAATGCTGTTTTTGAGGGAGTAGATGCCCTTATGCTTTCTGATGAAACTGCTGTAGGTAATTATCCTGTTGAGGCTGTAAAAACTATGGTAAGAGTTATTGAGGAGGCAGAAAAATTTTATGATGAAAAATTAGAAAAAATAAAACCTGTTTCTCCAGATTTTGCTATAGCCCATAGTAGTTGTATTTTAGCTGAAGAAATAGGTGCCAAAGCTATAGTTGTTTTTACTAAATCTGGAAGTTCAGCTAAAAGAGTAGCTAAATTTAGACCAAAGCCTCTTATTATAGTAAATGTGCATAATGAAGAAATTTTAAGAAGATTAAAAATAGTTTGGGGAACTTATCCATATATGGTTTTATCAGAAAAAGAAGAGCCAGAAAATATGGTAAAAGAATTTGTTAAAAAAGCCTATCAAGAAAAATTGATAAAAGAAGATGATACCTTAGTTTTAACTATGGGTTATCCTATGGGTAAAATTGGTTCTACAAATCTTATTAGAATAATAAAAAAAGATCAAATATTAGAATTTGTGAGTAAATAAAGATTATGCCTATTTTTACTCCTATTCAGGTAATTAAATTAATTGATCTTGCTAAAAAAAATCGCATAGCTCCTGTTTATCTTTTAATAGGACCCGAAAATATTTGTAAGGAAAAAGCTAAAGAAATCTATGAGGTTTTAAGAGAAAAAAACTTACTTTTAGAAGTTTACAATCTTAAAGATAAAGAAGAAAGACAAATCTTTCTTGAAACAAGAGGATATCAAGAAAGTTTATTTGGAATAAGAAAGGTTTATCTTATCTTAGGAGCAGAAAATATTACCTCTGAAAAAGAAAAAGAAATAATTAAAAATCTTAATGAAAGAAAGGAGTTATTTAGCTGGTTTTTAATTAGTGAAAATTTTAATGAAAATCGTCCTTTATATCAATATGCCTTTGAAAATGGAGCCATTATACCCTTTTCTACCAAAAGAGAGGAGGATCTTTTAGAATCAGAACTTATAATGACTCTAAAGAAATATGGGAAAAGCATGGACAAAAGCACAGCAAGCCTGTTTATTTCCTTAGTGGGCAAAGATTATCATTACTTTAAAAATGAACTTGAAAAATTGATTTTTTATACTGAAGATAGATCAATAATAACTGAAGAAGATGTTTGGGAAATTGTTTCTCCCTCTGAAGAGGATGCTTTATTTTATTTAGCAGATAAGTTTTTCCATTATGGACCTGAAAGGGCATACAAAATAGTTCTAAATCTTTTAGATAGAAAGATAGAACCTCCCAAAATTTTAGGACACCTTTATAAATTTTTCAAAAAGATGCAGATATTAAAAGAATTTTTGGAAAAATATCCAGAACTTGCCTCAGAAAAGAGATATCCCAATTTTAATAAAAAATTTCAAGAGCTAAAGGATAGTCCCTTAGAAGAGATACCCAAAATAATTGCAGAATCTCATCCCTATGCCTTATTTAATATAAAAATTCACTCAGAAAAAATAAAAGATTTTAATTTTATATTTGAGGAATTTTTTAAAGCTGACCTTGCTATAAAAAGAGATTTCAAAAATCCAGGTAAAGTTTTTAATGAGCTATTTCTAAATATATGGTATAAAATGGAAAAAGAGAAAAATTAAAGCTTCTCCCAAATTTTTTTGATCTCTTCTTTATTTTTTTCTATAAACTCTAATTTTTCTTGAAAATCTTCAAAAGAAACATTTTTGAATTGAATTTCCATTTCTTTTTTTTCAAAATAGGGTGGAAAATTAA
The window above is part of the Thermodesulfobacterium geofontis OPF15 genome. Proteins encoded here:
- the pyk gene encoding pyruvate kinase; its protein translation is MRKTKIIATLGPASRNYQAIKALIEAGVDVFRLNFSHGDIDYHKENIQRIKKASLELKKTVAILQDLSGPKIRIGEVKNPFPLYQGEILEIYKEPVFCKKKDKVGKVYIDHPEILKEVKKDDLIFIADGLIKVKVIEKRSEKVITEVIQGGVISSKKGLNFPGAEIPIKALTEKDKKDLEFGLKEGVDFIALSFVRNKKDILDAREIAQKFDKDIPIFAKIETQKALDNIDEITEVSDGLIIARGDLGVEIPVEKIPVIQKILIKKAREYGIPVVIATQMLTSMINSTMPTRADVSDIANAVFEGVDALMLSDETAVGNYPVEAVKTMVRVIEEAEKFYDEKLEKIKPVSPDFAIAHSSCILAEEIGAKAIVVFTKSGSSAKRVAKFRPKPLIIVNVHNEEILRRLKIVWGTYPYMVLSEKEEPENMVKEFVKKAYQEKLIKEDDTLVLTMGYPMGKIGSTNLIRIIKKDQILEFVSK
- a CDS encoding circadian clock protein KaiC, with product MVIQIGSPVVSDAEIEHLVNRVFFKAIELLGGLGKLAEFRTLTWLPSLARAAFVVVLKEEFMKTDEEIASKVGLTKNTVRNILRADPELALQKIKALEELVNEEARELKVHTAGGIAKLAYKEIKEGHDAQTFFYYSSALAEDILRGLDIPWAYLVLRKTKGIKYPITSPEELKEKLDGLTIKGSSAEEIINNIHYPIKTPAMLIHEIKEYLKLKEA
- the holA gene encoding DNA polymerase III subunit delta; protein product: MPIFTPIQVIKLIDLAKKNRIAPVYLLIGPENICKEKAKEIYEVLREKNLLLEVYNLKDKEERQIFLETRGYQESLFGIRKVYLILGAENITSEKEKEIIKNLNERKELFSWFLISENFNENRPLYQYAFENGAIIPFSTKREEDLLESELIMTLKKYGKSMDKSTASLFISLVGKDYHYFKNELEKLIFYTEDRSIITEEDVWEIVSPSEEDALFYLADKFFHYGPERAYKIVLNLLDRKIEPPKILGHLYKFFKKMQILKEFLEKYPELASEKRYPNFNKKFQELKDSPLEEIPKIIAESHPYALFNIKIHSEKIKDFNFIFEEFFKADLAIKRDFKNPGKVFNELFLNIWYKMEKEKN
- a CDS encoding KaiC domain-containing protein; this translates as MEKWDKTEKIEKKEEGIYGVGEPDLKSIYTGSQAIKKAPKVYGVPTGIVGLDDLFFIVTSENGKLVKKNLGGIPAYSVFNITGVSDTGKSLMVEQFAVKQASLGEKVAFITVEAPANFVVASLKLRANAMGFRFEDFEDNIILIDAASSTRLRENIPDLLATLAYVIQNYKVNFTIIDSVTGLFETKEMLARAIVRRLFNFMKKWYQTALFVSQKRSGHEELTAEAAGGYAVGHIVDGTMVLAKELIDSSFKAKLYKKEVGDIVRLFRIDGCRMCGHDTKTHFLEITEEGLVVIKEPISKIK